One segment of Candidatus Nitrospira nitrosa DNA contains the following:
- the mrtJ gene encoding JDVT-CTERM system glutamic-type intramembrane protease MrtJ, with translation MVLWYPLWEEPLFRGLLQGELIERGWTRCWVYGLSSANIAVSLLFTVFHLWSHSPIWAALVFFPSLVFGYLRDQFNSTVPSSLMHMWYNGGYFFLIDSSQLPTQSDLQ, from the coding sequence GTGGTCCTATGGTATCCGCTATGGGAAGAGCCGCTATTTCGAGGATTGTTGCAAGGCGAACTCATAGAGCGTGGTTGGACACGATGCTGGGTCTATGGTTTGAGCAGCGCGAATATTGCGGTTTCTCTCTTGTTTACAGTCTTTCACCTCTGGAGCCATAGCCCAATCTGGGCTGCCCTGGTATTCTTCCCCTCACTGGTCTTTGGCTATCTTCGTGATCAGTTCAATTCCACGGTACCATCAAGTTTGATGCACATGTGGTACAACGGCGGGTATTTTTTCTTGATCGATTCCTCGCAGCTTCCCACACAGTCCGACCTCCAGTAA
- a CDS encoding DUF4347 domain-containing protein, with product MFDVAAAATAAEVKQEQVAQEQADAAVAGDSAGGEAQASIDSQDLLQAISTFMPNESRTEVVFVDPTVPNYQDLLSGMDLTIEVIVLDGGQDGIEQIASALTGRTGIDAIHVISHGDAGTLQLGTGTLTTESMTGQYADELATIKQALSEQADFMVYGCDFAEGVVGQAAATLLSELTGADVAASTDATGFAGLGGDWVLESQTGSIETQLVVRDDVQMDWVGLLDISTGLLGQWTFDSNATDSSGNSNDGTLTNGAAINTTTSTNIVGAGKLSLDGTNDYVDLTAHLTDFSGLTQGTISAWVKTTSTSGVIFASNDIADSASGTVLWVNGGRLGFAVYENNTALLDVRTTASINDGNWHLVTVTNGTSGNKLYIDGVQAGVTYNTGSSATNRFFDDVTGEDKLYIGRDQRSGGSTYFNGTIDDVRAYNRVLTSGDVAQLYATSNDAPLNALPSTQSTNEDTNLVFSSGNGNQISITDPDSSGANFEVTVSVTNGSLTLAGTTGLTFTSGDGTTDTTMTFRGTVANINTALNGLTYAPTSDYNGGATLTVATLDSTLVSLDIDANLQARYTFEGTANDVAPGTAQNGTLGGNATYVTDGTRGQVLSLDGVDDYMQIAGRFGDPANVTLAAWVNLTAADSLGSHVISLGDSVLLTVDEPSVGNGVSGVYYNGSTWVKLPSGQFIAGTGWHHVAYTFDDTNNTNTLYIDGAVVATATAAASISYTQGANSFIGKHGNGQTAFDFNGQIDDARVYDRALTAGEVASLAADLSLTDTDTVAITVMPVNDAPTITNLNGDSLAYSEGDGAVVIEQAGNALVADIDSSNFDTGTLTISIPSGGDSTEDVLSIRDQGTGVGQIGVSGSTVTYGGVTIGTFTGGSNGTNLVITLNSSATPTAVTALIKNITYANTDAASPTTGARTVRYVLTDGDGGTSANYDTTVTVSAVNDAPVLALDSTNLLTNGSFESGGAGWTGNSGVEATTSPWDYGIPAPPDGTGFLEVECVNAPAGTESYVEQTFTTVVGQTYAVSLSAITRMDVNVQDRGALSINGVEIGQFTTGTSWQDYAVSFTATSTSSTLQIISKGSLSGVAPLAGDAGGLVIDHVQVVAVQTAAAYTEGGAPVVLAGTARVFDAELSGLNTFSGATLTLARNGGADAEDIFSATGTLSLSSGNLIVSGTTIGTYTNSSGTLQVTFNASATNTLVNSAMQQIAYSNSSDAPPASAQIDWTFSDGNNGSQGSGGALSATGSTTVTITPVNDAPTITNLSGDGLSYSEGAGAVVIEQGGNALVADVDSTNFDTGTLTVSFAAGSDSVEDVLSIRNQGTSAGQIGVSGWNITYGGTTIGTFTGGSSGSNLVITFNSNATSTAVTALVQNITYENTDTAAPTTGARTVRYVLTDGDGGTSANYDTTVTVSSVNDAPTFGVGDGQATTSFGSGWEFGKETILQPDGKILVAGYSDSGGSDDFSLTRYNADGTLDTSFGGGDGIALAGIIGRAETAVLQPDGKIVLSGYTTNGGYQVCLVRFNVDGTLDTSFGGGDGIASSGVYGSAKDVALQTDGKFLVAADLSNNNFNLMRFNSDGSLDTSYGGGSGYVSTDLAGSTDRADSLTIQSDGKVVLAGFGFNGTSFDFALVRYNTDGTLDTSFNGTGKVLTDFGGNSSDTGNEVRVQADGKIVVAGWSDTGGTNDVAIARYNANGTLDTGFGTGGQVILNLGGNDLAEGLTIQADGKILVTGTAGINGNDFGLVRLNPDGSLDTTFSGDGIVTTDYTASSDDRAYSVVVQSDGHIVVSGTSKVGALGEYNYALTRYTSTGALDTTLDPVNTLDGTPTFTEGGSPVVLDGDVQIVDAELSALNNFNGATLTLTRNGGANAEDVFSSSGTLSSITAASGNVVVGGTTIGTYTNSGGTLVFTFNSNATNSLVNSVMQQIAYSNSSEAPPSSAQINWTFNDGNTGAQGSGGALTATGSTTVTITAVNDAPTITNLAGDSLAYIEGDGAVVIDQGSNALVTDLDSANFNTGTLTVSIPVGAEPTEDVLTIRNQGTGAGQIGVSGFDVSYEGMTIGTFTGGAGGTDLVVTLNGNATATAVTALVKNITYEDINTDSPAEGGFTIRFVLTDGDGGTSGNYDVSVLVSGVNDAPTDLTLSANTVAENAANGTVVGTATGTDPDTGDTKIYSFTDSAGGRFAINSSTGEITVADGSLLNYEAATSHAVTVRVTDSGGLTYDETFTINLTNVNETPTGTDATVTINEDSSHILTTANLGFSDVDAGDSLSAVRIDTLPGAGSLTLSGVAVTAGQVITVADITASNLVFTPAADANGIGYASFTFSVRDSNNAYDAVLNTLTFNVTAVNDATVVTGGTSGTGPEDTTVTGTLTATDAEGLSDGTVFSVTTAATNGTASIDPATGLWSYSPNADWNGADSFTVTITDDAGNTATQVISVTVTPVADIINDSLTTAEDTAISANVLTGTNGATADSFEGTPVLTSVTQGANGSVTFLANGTVTYTPTANFTGSDSFTYTITSGGVTETATVTVNVTAVNDPPVVTVNSGSTVAEGGTDTIDVSELVVTDVEQTGAQLSYSIGTGPLYGRLELTTAPGISATTFTQDDIAANRLIYIHDGSETTSDSFTFTVNDGAGGSLGPTTVTLTITPVNDTPTISSDGGGAIASLNVAENVSAVTIVTGADVDLPAQALSYSISGGVDQVLFTINTTTGDLSFTAPPDFEVATDANGDNVYVVQVRVTDSQGASTTQTIQVTVTDVAESVPPSPPPAPTVPPVLVSPIPLPSDGGPTPGPGTSPPAGPVIPGNKGPAPVPGPLGLTVPPLEVRSISQGSFMPVPPPNRPVERVPEESKQPTADERETPLFLVNDDQGRPLFSVLPVEPVPTLEPDPPARIPSVSDLLMAKLDEMTVSLEQAVSVSQERHELMARVAAVTGTTLSVGFVAWALRSGAILASCLATMPAWRHFDPLPVVKLTRSERKHRRDETARAQQQEAAEFKGLNRVLDDKPPLKRTA from the coding sequence ATGTTCGATGTCGCCGCCGCAGCTACGGCAGCGGAAGTCAAGCAAGAACAAGTGGCGCAGGAACAGGCCGATGCGGCGGTGGCCGGCGACAGTGCAGGCGGTGAGGCGCAAGCGTCGATCGACAGTCAGGACTTGCTCCAGGCCATCTCGACGTTCATGCCGAACGAATCGCGGACGGAGGTCGTCTTCGTTGATCCGACGGTACCGAACTATCAGGACCTCCTGAGCGGCATGGATCTGACTATCGAAGTCATCGTGCTGGATGGCGGACAGGACGGGATCGAACAGATAGCCAGTGCTCTGACCGGTCGCACCGGCATCGACGCGATACATGTCATTTCGCACGGCGATGCCGGAACCTTGCAACTCGGCACGGGCACCTTAACGACGGAGTCGATGACGGGGCAGTATGCTGATGAGCTTGCGACGATCAAACAGGCACTATCGGAGCAAGCCGACTTCATGGTCTATGGGTGCGACTTTGCGGAAGGCGTCGTGGGGCAGGCGGCGGCCACGTTGCTCAGCGAGCTGACCGGCGCCGACGTGGCGGCCAGTACCGACGCCACAGGGTTTGCCGGATTGGGCGGCGACTGGGTCTTGGAAAGCCAGACGGGCAGCATTGAGACGCAGCTCGTCGTCCGTGACGACGTGCAGATGGACTGGGTCGGCTTGCTCGACATCTCGACCGGGCTCCTCGGCCAATGGACGTTCGATTCGAATGCGACGGATTCAAGCGGCAATAGCAATGATGGCACGCTGACCAACGGCGCGGCTATCAACACCACCACGTCCACGAACATCGTCGGCGCGGGGAAGCTGTCGCTAGACGGGACGAATGATTATGTCGATCTCACGGCACATCTCACGGATTTTTCCGGTCTCACCCAGGGCACCATCTCCGCGTGGGTGAAAACGACGAGCACCTCAGGCGTGATCTTCGCTAGCAACGACATCGCGGATTCAGCGAGTGGGACTGTGTTGTGGGTCAACGGTGGCCGCTTGGGGTTCGCGGTCTACGAGAACAATACGGCACTGTTGGATGTGAGGACGACGGCCTCAATCAACGATGGCAACTGGCACCTCGTCACTGTGACGAATGGCACATCCGGTAACAAACTCTACATTGATGGGGTCCAGGCTGGAGTAACGTACAACACCGGTTCGTCGGCGACGAACCGTTTCTTCGACGATGTGACGGGCGAAGACAAGTTATACATCGGGCGTGACCAGCGCAGCGGGGGCAGCACCTACTTCAATGGTACCATCGACGATGTGCGAGCCTACAACCGCGTTCTCACCAGCGGCGATGTCGCGCAGCTTTATGCGACCAGTAACGACGCCCCCCTCAACGCCCTGCCCAGTACGCAGAGTACCAACGAAGACACGAATCTGGTGTTTTCATCGGGCAACGGTAATCAGATCTCGATTACGGATCCCGACTCGAGCGGTGCGAATTTTGAGGTGACGGTCTCCGTGACCAACGGCAGCCTCACACTCGCAGGCACCACGGGCCTGACTTTTACCAGCGGCGACGGGACCACTGACACGACGATGACCTTCCGTGGCACGGTGGCCAATATCAATACAGCATTAAATGGACTGACCTATGCTCCAACCTCTGACTACAACGGCGGCGCGACTCTAACAGTTGCCACGCTCGATAGCACGCTCGTCTCGCTCGACATCGACGCGAACCTTCAAGCTCGCTACACCTTCGAGGGGACAGCCAACGATGTGGCTCCAGGCACGGCGCAGAACGGCACGCTGGGGGGAAATGCCACCTATGTGACGGACGGAACACGCGGACAAGTGCTCAGTCTCGACGGCGTCGATGACTATATGCAGATTGCCGGGAGATTCGGCGATCCGGCCAACGTGACGCTGGCGGCCTGGGTGAACCTGACGGCCGCGGACAGCCTCGGCTCCCACGTAATCTCGTTGGGCGACAGCGTGCTGCTCACGGTGGACGAGCCGAGCGTAGGGAATGGGGTATCAGGCGTGTACTACAACGGCTCCACCTGGGTCAAGCTTCCCTCCGGGCAATTCATCGCCGGCACCGGGTGGCACCATGTCGCCTACACCTTTGACGACACGAATAATACGAACACACTCTACATTGATGGCGCGGTCGTGGCAACGGCGACGGCCGCTGCGTCTATTTCGTACACACAGGGGGCCAATAGTTTTATCGGCAAGCATGGCAATGGCCAAACAGCGTTCGACTTCAACGGTCAAATCGATGATGCGCGGGTGTACGATCGTGCCCTGACGGCCGGCGAAGTGGCATCGCTCGCTGCGGATTTATCCCTCACCGATACCGACACAGTCGCGATCACAGTCATGCCGGTCAACGATGCCCCAACGATCACGAATCTGAACGGCGATAGCCTGGCTTATAGCGAAGGCGACGGGGCGGTGGTGATCGAGCAAGCCGGCAATGCGCTGGTGGCCGATATCGACTCATCGAATTTCGATACCGGCACACTCACCATCTCCATTCCATCCGGCGGGGACAGCACTGAAGATGTGCTCAGCATTAGGGACCAAGGGACGGGCGTCGGTCAGATCGGCGTGAGCGGCAGCACGGTCACCTACGGCGGCGTGACCATCGGCACCTTCACCGGTGGCAGCAATGGCACGAACCTCGTGATTACCCTCAATAGCAGTGCCACGCCCACGGCCGTCACGGCGCTGATCAAGAACATCACCTATGCAAATACCGACGCGGCGTCTCCCACGACCGGGGCCCGCACTGTCCGCTATGTGCTCACTGACGGGGACGGCGGCACGAGTGCGAACTACGACACGACTGTGACGGTCAGCGCAGTCAACGATGCGCCGGTCTTGGCACTGGACTCCACCAATCTACTTACGAACGGTTCGTTCGAAAGCGGGGGGGCCGGTTGGACCGGGAATTCGGGTGTGGAAGCGACGACCAGCCCATGGGATTATGGAATTCCTGCTCCCCCGGATGGAACGGGCTTCCTTGAGGTAGAATGCGTAAATGCGCCGGCCGGTACCGAGAGCTATGTCGAGCAAACTTTCACGACCGTCGTGGGGCAGACGTATGCGGTCAGCCTGTCCGCGATTACAAGGATGGATGTCAATGTGCAGGATCGAGGGGCGCTCAGTATCAACGGTGTGGAGATCGGCCAGTTCACTACCGGCACGTCCTGGCAAGACTACGCGGTCAGCTTCACGGCGACCTCAACTTCGTCCACCCTCCAGATCATCTCGAAGGGCTCGCTTTCGGGTGTCGCTCCTTTAGCGGGGGATGCCGGAGGTTTGGTCATCGATCATGTGCAAGTCGTGGCCGTGCAAACAGCGGCAGCTTACACCGAGGGGGGAGCACCTGTGGTGTTGGCCGGTACTGCCCGGGTCTTCGATGCCGAGCTGAGTGGCCTGAATACGTTCAGCGGGGCGACCCTAACCCTCGCGCGCAACGGTGGCGCCGATGCCGAAGATATCTTCTCCGCTACCGGTACCCTTAGCTTGTCGTCCGGGAATCTGATCGTCAGCGGCACCACCATCGGGACCTACACCAACAGCAGCGGCACACTCCAGGTTACGTTTAATGCCAGTGCTACGAATACTCTCGTCAACTCGGCGATGCAGCAGATTGCCTACAGCAACTCAAGCGATGCGCCGCCTGCGTCCGCACAGATTGACTGGACATTCAGTGACGGCAATAACGGCAGCCAAGGCAGCGGCGGGGCGCTCTCTGCGACGGGGAGCACGACCGTCACCATTACGCCGGTCAACGATGCCCCAACAATCACGAATTTGAGCGGCGATGGCCTGAGCTATAGCGAAGGCGCCGGGGCGGTGGTGATCGAGCAGGGCGGTAATGCGCTGGTGGCCGATGTCGACAGTACCAACTTCGATACCGGTACCCTGACTGTGTCGTTTGCGGCAGGCAGCGATAGTGTGGAAGATGTACTGAGTATCCGCAATCAAGGGACTAGCGCAGGTCAGATCGGCGTGAGCGGCTGGAACATCACTTACGGCGGCACCACCATCGGGACGTTCACCGGCGGCAGCAGCGGCAGTAACCTCGTGATCACGTTCAACAGCAATGCCACCTCCACGGCCGTGACGGCCCTGGTACAGAACATCACCTACGAGAACACGGATACGGCAGCCCCGACGACGGGGGCCAGAACGGTGCGATATGTATTGACCGACGGCGACGGCGGCACCAGCGCCAACTACGACACGACCGTGACGGTCAGCAGCGTCAACGACGCGCCGACCTTTGGCGTGGGAGATGGGCAGGCCACGACCAGCTTCGGGTCGGGCTGGGAGTTCGGCAAGGAAACCATCCTCCAACCGGACGGCAAGATCCTCGTCGCCGGGTACAGTGACAGCGGCGGCAGCGATGACTTCAGCCTGACGCGCTACAACGCCGATGGCACCCTGGATACCAGCTTCGGGGGTGGGGACGGCATTGCGCTGGCTGGCATCATCGGACGCGCCGAAACAGCGGTCCTGCAGCCGGACGGCAAGATCGTCTTGTCCGGGTACACGACCAATGGCGGCTACCAAGTCTGTTTGGTGCGGTTCAACGTCGACGGGACGCTGGATACCAGTTTCGGTGGCGGCGATGGGATTGCCTCGTCTGGAGTCTATGGCTCGGCGAAGGATGTGGCGCTTCAGACCGATGGCAAATTCTTGGTCGCGGCCGACCTGTCGAACAACAATTTCAACCTGATGCGGTTCAATAGCGACGGCTCGCTCGATACCAGCTATGGCGGTGGCTCGGGGTACGTCAGTACCGATCTCGCTGGGAGCACGGATCGTGCGGACAGCCTCACCATCCAATCCGATGGGAAGGTGGTGCTTGCAGGGTTTGGGTTCAACGGAACCAGCTTCGATTTCGCGCTGGTTCGGTACAACACGGATGGGACGCTGGATACGAGTTTCAACGGTACCGGAAAGGTGTTGACCGACTTTGGCGGGAACAGCAGTGATACGGGCAACGAAGTGCGGGTCCAGGCCGATGGAAAGATTGTGGTGGCAGGATGGAGCGACACCGGGGGTACCAACGATGTTGCGATCGCCCGCTACAACGCCAACGGGACGTTGGATACCGGGTTCGGCACCGGAGGCCAGGTGATCCTCAACCTCGGTGGGAACGATCTCGCTGAGGGGCTCACGATTCAGGCCGATGGGAAGATTCTCGTCACAGGTACGGCCGGGATCAACGGAAACGATTTTGGCCTGGTGCGACTCAACCCCGACGGCTCCTTGGATACGACCTTCAGCGGCGATGGGATTGTCACGACGGATTACACGGCATCCAGTGATGACCGGGCCTATAGCGTGGTGGTGCAGAGCGACGGGCACATTGTGGTGTCAGGCACCTCGAAGGTTGGTGCGCTCGGGGAGTACAACTATGCGTTGACCCGGTATACCAGCACCGGTGCGTTGGATACCACCCTCGATCCGGTCAACACCCTGGATGGGACGCCGACCTTCACTGAAGGCGGATCCCCGGTCGTTCTGGATGGCGATGTGCAGATCGTTGATGCGGAACTCTCGGCGCTGAACAATTTCAACGGGGCGACCCTGACCCTCACGCGCAACGGCGGGGCGAATGCCGAAGATGTCTTCTCCAGCAGCGGCACGCTGAGCTCCATTACTGCGGCCAGCGGGAATGTCGTGGTGGGGGGCACCACCATAGGAACCTATACCAACAGCGGCGGCACGCTGGTATTCACCTTCAACAGTAATGCCACGAACAGCCTCGTCAACTCGGTCATGCAGCAGATTGCCTACAGCAACTCAAGCGAGGCCCCTCCGTCCAGCGCCCAAATCAATTGGACCTTCAACGATGGGAACACAGGGGCCCAGGGAAGCGGTGGGGCGCTCACTGCGACGGGTAGCACCACCGTCACGATTACGGCCGTCAATGATGCGCCGACGATCACGAACCTTGCCGGGGATAGCCTGGCGTATATCGAGGGCGACGGGGCGGTGGTGATCGACCAAGGGAGTAATGCCCTTGTGACCGATCTCGACTCTGCGAATTTTAATACGGGGACGTTGACGGTCAGTATTCCCGTAGGAGCTGAACCCACGGAAGATGTGCTCACTATTCGCAATCAAGGGACCGGGGCGGGTCAGATCGGTGTGAGTGGTTTTGATGTGAGTTATGAAGGTATGACCATCGGGACCTTCACCGGCGGCGCCGGTGGAACCGATCTTGTTGTGACGCTTAATGGTAATGCGACAGCCACGGCTGTGACTGCCTTAGTCAAAAACATTACCTATGAAGACATTAATACTGATTCTCCGGCTGAAGGCGGTTTCACAATTCGCTTTGTCCTGACTGACGGCGATGGTGGAACCAGTGGCAACTACGATGTCTCAGTCTTGGTATCCGGCGTCAATGACGCACCAACGGATCTGACACTCTCTGCCAATACGGTCGCCGAGAACGCGGCGAACGGGACGGTGGTGGGGACGGCGACGGGGACGGATCCGGATACGGGGGATACCAAGATCTACAGCTTCACCGATTCGGCGGGCGGCCGGTTTGCGATCAACAGCAGCACCGGCGAGATCACGGTGGCAGACGGCAGTCTGCTCAATTATGAAGCGGCGACGAGCCATGCCGTGACCGTGCGGGTGACCGATTCGGGCGGTTTGACCTACGACGAGACGTTTACGATTAATCTGACCAATGTCAATGAGACGCCTACGGGCACCGATGCCACGGTGACGATCAACGAAGACTCGTCACACATCCTCACCACCGCCAACCTCGGGTTCAGTGACGTGGATGCGGGAGACAGCCTGAGTGCGGTACGGATCGATACGTTACCAGGGGCGGGCAGCCTCACTCTGTCTGGGGTGGCCGTGACAGCGGGCCAGGTCATCACCGTCGCCGACATTACCGCCAGCAATCTGGTCTTTACCCCAGCGGCCGACGCGAACGGGATAGGGTATGCCAGCTTCACCTTCTCGGTGCGGGACAGCAACAACGCGTACGATGCTGTACTCAATACGCTCACCTTCAATGTCACGGCGGTGAACGATGCGACGGTAGTGACGGGGGGCACGAGCGGGACGGGCCCCGAAGACACGACGGTGACAGGGACCCTGACGGCGACCGATGCGGAGGGCTTGAGCGACGGCACGGTGTTTAGCGTGACGACGGCGGCGACCAATGGGACGGCGAGCATCGATCCGGCCACCGGCTTGTGGAGCTACAGCCCGAATGCCGACTGGAACGGCGCCGACAGTTTCACCGTGACGATCACCGATGATGCGGGCAATACGGCGACGCAAGTGATCAGCGTGACGGTGACGCCGGTGGCGGATATCATCAATGACAGCCTGACGACGGCGGAGGATACGGCGATCAGTGCCAACGTGCTGACGGGGACGAACGGGGCGACGGCGGATAGTTTTGAGGGCACGCCGGTGCTGACGAGCGTGACACAGGGGGCGAACGGGAGCGTGACGTTCCTGGCGAACGGGACGGTGACCTATACGCCGACCGCCAACTTCACCGGCAGCGACAGCTTTACCTACACCATCACGAGCGGCGGGGTGACGGAGACCGCGACGGTCACGGTCAATGTCACGGCGGTGAACGATCCGCCGGTAGTGACGGTGAATTCCGGTAGTACAGTGGCAGAAGGTGGGACCGATACCATCGACGTCAGTGAATTGGTGGTCACGGATGTCGAGCAAACCGGGGCGCAATTGAGCTATTCCATTGGCACCGGGCCTCTTTATGGGCGATTGGAATTGACTACTGCTCCGGGCATCTCGGCCACGACCTTTACTCAGGACGACATCGCCGCGAATCGGCTGATCTACATCCATGATGGGTCCGAAACAACGAGCGACAGTTTCACCTTCACGGTGAACGATGGGGCTGGGGGCTCCCTTGGCCCAACCACCGTGACGTTGACGATCACGCCCGTCAATGATACGCCGACGATCTCCAGTGACGGAGGTGGTGCCATCGCGTCCTTGAATGTGGCGGAAAACGTGAGTGCCGTGACCATTGTGACCGGAGCGGATGTGGATCTTCCGGCGCAGGCCCTCTCCTACAGCATCAGCGGGGGTGTCGATCAAGTTCTGTTCACCATCAATACAACGACCGGAGACTTGAGCTTCACAGCGCCACCGGATTTCGAGGTGGCGACGGATGCCAATGGCGACAACGTGTATGTGGTGCAAGTCCGGGTGACTGATAGCCAAGGGGCCAGTACCACCCAAACCATTCAGGTCACGGTGACGGATGTAGCCGAAAGTGTACCTCCTTCTCCGCCGCCGGCTCCGACCGTTCCCCCGGTACTGGTGTCGCCAATCCCACTGCCTTCAGACGGAGGGCCAACGCCAGGGCCCGGAACGTCTCCACCTGCCGGTCCCGTCATCCCCGGCAACAAGGGGCCAGCTCCGGTGCCAGGTCCACTCGGACTCACCGTGCCTCCGCTGGAAGTGCGCTCCATCAGTCAGGGTTCCTTCATGCCGGTGCCGCCACCGAACCGTCCTGTAGAGCGGGTGCCCGAGGAGTCAAAACAGCCAACGGCCGATGAGCGAGAGACCCCTCTCTTTCTTGTCAACGATGACCAGGGCCGTCCGCTCTTCAGCGTCCTACCCGTGGAGCCGGTGCCTACATTGGAGCCAGACCCTCCAGCGCGCATCCCCTCCGTGAGCGATCTGCTCATGGCCAAGCTCGATGAGATGACGGTTTCGCTCGAACAGGCCGTGAGTGTGTCACAAGAGCGCCATGAACTCATGGCGCGGGTGGCGGCGGTGACGGGAACCACCCTGTCCGTCGGTTTTGTGGCCTGGGCGCTCCGGAGCGGCGCTATCTTGGCCAGTTGTCTAGCGACCATGCCGGCCTGGCGGCATTTTGATCCGCTGCCGGTGGTGAAACTCACGCGCAGTGAACGCAAACATCGGCGTGACGAAACCGCACGAGCGCAGCAGCAAGAAGCGGCGGAGTTCAAGGGGTTGAACCGCGTGCTTGACGACAAACCTCCCCTCAAGCGGACAGCCTGA
- a CDS encoding IS5 family transposase (programmed frameshift) yields the protein MSDVLLLTTQQLNRIKPYFPVAYGVPRVDDRRVISGIIYVIRYGLQWKVAPKANGPHKTLYNRFVRWSQAGIFNKIFRELSRHSEACDCLMIDATHLKAHRTAASLRQKWLFPRCIGRTKGGLNSKLHAVCDDAGKPVYLLLTAGHASDGTGARCLLPNLSHAKHLIADRGSDADWFITALKKQGLTPCIPPRKNRTRRRRYSKTLYKQRHKIEIMFGRIKDWRRIALRYDRCAHTFFSAICLAATVIFYLKE from the exons ATGAGTGACGTGTTGCTGTTAACCACGCAGCAGTTGAATCGGATCAAGCCCTATTTCCCGGTGGCATACGGTGTGCCTCGAGTGGATGATCGACGGGTGATCAGCGGGATCATCTATGTGATCCGGTACGGCCTTCAATGGAAGGTTGCACCGAAAGCCAATGGGCCGCACAAGACACTGTACAACCGATTCGTGCGCTGGAGCCAAGCGGGGATCTTTAACAAGATTTTCCGCGAGTTGTCGCGACACTCTGAAGCGTGCGACTGTCTGATGATCGATGCCACCCATCTGAAGGCCCACCGAACGGCAGCGAGTCTGCGTCAAAAGTGGCTCT TCCCTCGCTGTATTGGTCGCACGAAAGGGGGGCTGAATTCGAAGCTCCACGCGGTGTGCGACGACGCGGGCAAGCCGGTGTACCTGCTGCTGACAGCGGGGCACGCCAGCGATGGCACCGGCGCCCGCTGCCTGTTGCCCAATCTTTCCCACGCCAAACATCTGATTGCCGACCGCGGCTCTGATGCGGATTGGTTCATCACTGCCCTCAAGAAGCAGGGGCTCACACCATGCATTCCCCCACGTAAGAACCGAACGAGACGGCGCCGCTACAGCAAAACCCTCTACAAACAACGGCACAAAATCGAGATCATGTTTGGGCGGATCAAGGATTGGCGTCGGATTGCCCTGCGGTATGATCGCTGTGCCCACACCTTCTTCTCGGCGATCTGTCTCGCCGCAACCGTCATCTTCTATCTGAAAGAATGA